The following DNA comes from Pseudobythopirellula maris.
CCGACGCCCGGCGCGCGGTCGACCCGGATCCGCAGCGGGAAGGTCGCCTGGCCGAAGCTGATCGGCAAACTCGAGTTGAGCGACACCAGCAGCGCCGCGATCAACATCGTGGCGAGCGCCACCACGCCCACTCGGAATTGTTGCTGTCGGTCGCTCATAGATAGCCGTTAGCGGTTAGTCGTTAGCGGTTAGTAAGCAGCCGACGGCCTACGGCCGTCGGGATAGCACGGTTAGGCGTTCGCCTCGGCGCGCATCTCGTCGAGACGCTCGCCCGCTTCGCCGCGGACGAACTGCGACACGCGCGGGTCGTCGGACGCCTCGATCTCGTCGGGGGTCCCCTCGAAGATCACCTGCGGCTCGCCCGGCTCGAGCCGGGTGTGCGGGTACAGCATCACGATGCGGTCGGCCAGCTTCAGCACGCTGCGCATGTCGTGCGTGACGATCACGCTCGTGACCGCGGCGCCTTGCTGGCGGGACGATTCGCAGGTGCGCGTGATCAGCTCGTTGATCACGTCGCTCATGATCGGGTCGAGGCCCGTGGTCGGTTCGTCGTAGAGCAACAGCTCGGGCTCGACGATCAGCGCCCGGGCCAGGCCGACCCGCTTGCGCATGCCGCCCGACAGCTCGGCCGGACGCTTGGCCATGACCGACGGCGGGAGCCCCACCGCCGAGAGCCGCTCGATCGCCTGCTGGTAAGCCGTTTCGCGGTTCGC
Coding sequences within:
- a CDS encoding ABC transporter ATP-binding protein, which encodes MAGAQEKKPAEAGESLVEARGVTVRFGDQTVLEDVSLHVERGETLVIIGESGCGKTVLMKTLIGLIAPTEGRVVFGGKRLDKMGEKELSQLRTRVGYVFQNAALFDSLTVADNVAFPLVEHGRANRETAYQQAIERLSAVGLPPSVMAKRPAELSGGMRKRVGLARALIVEPELLLYDEPTTGLDPIMSDVINELITRTCESSRQQGAAVTSVIVTHDMRSVLKLADRIVMLYPHTRLEPGEPQVIFEGTPDEIEASDDPRVSQFVRGEAGERLDEMRAEANA